A portion of the Nitratidesulfovibrio termitidis HI1 genome contains these proteins:
- a CDS encoding GlxA family transcriptional regulator has translation MPQLARPVVFVLYPGFVGLDLAGPLDVFSCAARLAERQGRPTPYRCHFVAQVAGPVVSSSGLSVLADAAPDMFETGGSGPGGAAPHTLVVPGGVTPGREGDDPDLRALVAGLAARSRRVISVCTGALLLAACGVLDGRRATTHWQACARLAAAYPAVRVEPDAIFVRDGSVVTSAGVTAGIDLALHLVEEDLGPATAMEVARLLVVYRRRVGNQSQFSAPLRAQARAGARFGPLHAWMEARLGEELDVERLARQAHMSPRHFARVFPQETGMSPARYVEQLRLDRARELLESGESHMQTVAVAAGFGSEERLRRAFQRRMGVTPSQYLEHFSR, from the coding sequence ATGCCGCAGCTTGCCCGCCCTGTCGTGTTCGTTCTCTATCCCGGCTTCGTGGGGCTGGACCTTGCCGGCCCGCTCGACGTGTTCTCCTGCGCGGCCCGGCTGGCCGAACGACAGGGTCGCCCCACGCCGTACCGTTGCCATTTCGTGGCGCAGGTGGCGGGGCCGGTGGTGTCGTCGTCGGGATTGTCCGTACTGGCTGATGCCGCGCCGGACATGTTCGAAACGGGTGGCTCCGGGCCGGGGGGTGCGGCCCCGCACACTCTGGTGGTGCCTGGCGGGGTGACGCCGGGCAGGGAAGGGGACGACCCGGACCTGCGCGCCCTGGTGGCCGGGTTGGCCGCGCGGTCGCGCAGGGTGATTTCCGTCTGCACGGGGGCGTTGCTGCTGGCCGCCTGCGGCGTGCTGGACGGGCGTCGGGCCACCACCCACTGGCAGGCCTGTGCCCGGCTGGCCGCTGCCTATCCGGCGGTGCGGGTGGAGCCGGACGCCATCTTCGTGCGGGACGGCAGCGTGGTGACCAGCGCCGGGGTGACGGCGGGCATCGATCTTGCCCTGCACCTGGTGGAAGAGGACCTTGGCCCGGCCACGGCCATGGAGGTAGCCCGGCTGCTGGTGGTGTACCGGCGGCGGGTGGGCAACCAGAGCCAGTTCAGCGCGCCGCTGCGGGCGCAGGCACGGGCCGGGGCGCGGTTTGGCCCGCTGCACGCATGGATGGAGGCCCGCCTGGGCGAGGAACTGGACGTGGAACGTCTGGCCAGGCAGGCCCACATGAGCCCGCGCCACTTCGCGCGGGTGTTTCCGCAGGAGACGGGCATGAGCCCGGCGCGTTACGTGGAGCAGTTGCGGCTGGACCGGGCGCGCGAACTGCTGGAATCGGGCGAATCGCACATGCAGACCGTGGCCGTTGCCGCCGGATTCGGCAGCGAGGAACGGCTGCGCCGGGCCTTCCAGCGGCGCATGGGGGTGACCCCCAGCCAGTACCTGGAGCATTTCAGCCGCTGA
- a CDS encoding OmpA/MotB family protein, with protein MAANNDQEQRPAPPNRGDDGGDGGSEVPEWIVTFADMMSLLLCFFILLLSFAKTDIAKFQVTLGSIREAFGVQRERPQDVQAAFSPAPEIRALDESDLVKAEKELLEVARMLKEMVNERAEVTKNAIVSAEEGGVTLRVNSRVLFAEGTAELTPAGAELCRSVHALLLKHKYDLIVEGHTGSREPIGQAYPTYWELSSARAVVLLRHILDLGLNPRRVKAVGYGDTRPLVPEETDVRALNRRVEFFFRPYGGGAGR; from the coding sequence GTGGCGGCGAACAACGACCAGGAGCAGCGCCCCGCCCCCCCGAACCGGGGCGACGACGGCGGCGACGGGGGCAGCGAGGTCCCCGAGTGGATCGTGACCTTTGCGGACATGATGTCGCTGCTGCTGTGCTTCTTCATCCTGCTGCTGTCGTTCGCCAAGACGGACATCGCCAAATTCCAGGTTACCCTGGGCTCCATCCGCGAGGCTTTCGGCGTGCAGCGTGAACGACCGCAGGACGTGCAGGCCGCCTTTTCTCCCGCGCCCGAAATTCGCGCCCTGGACGAATCGGACCTGGTCAAGGCCGAAAAGGAACTGCTGGAAGTTGCGCGCATGCTGAAGGAAATGGTCAACGAACGGGCGGAAGTCACGAAGAACGCCATCGTCAGCGCCGAAGAGGGCGGCGTGACCCTGCGGGTGAATTCACGCGTGCTGTTCGCCGAAGGCACGGCGGAACTGACGCCTGCCGGGGCGGAGCTTTGCCGCTCCGTGCATGCGTTGCTGCTGAAGCACAAGTACGACCTGATCGTGGAAGGGCACACCGGCTCGCGCGAGCCCATCGGCCAAGCATATCCCACCTATTGGGAACTGTCGTCGGCCCGCGCGGTGGTCCTGTTGCGGCACATACTCGACCTTGGGCTGAATCCGCGCCGGGTCAAGGCCGTGGGCTACGGCGACACCCGCCCCCTCGTGCCCGAGGAAACCGACGTCCGGGCGCTGAACCGCCGGGTGGAGTTCTTCTTTCGCCCCTATGGGGGAGGCGCGGGTCGGTAG
- a CDS encoding FapA family protein, whose product MPYSLNLIDPTCAMRQCIPRHRADGRVDYRELGYVQTVCAGMIIAEIVPTPPGRQGADDPARLLGEGCVLDPERPDQVRATRDGHLEWDDSRLSVPDFLLVDEDVTYHVGNIRYPGDMTVNGLVRQGFHLHARALRVSGLLEGAHVRCRTLDAAGGIKAGGEGDIRATDGVHASFVENARLSSGGDMVVAESAMHNYLLAGGTLFVGDRLVGGRATARTRIEVRGRLGGGLSTLTRVQVGSDPFLVDTLRRINARLQHAEDIMLACTRLAGRGGMIGRNATARAERYASALRRLNDCKNDLLRRIADTTSLSACSVAVPGEVRPGVQVRMGLQVLKIQDFLSDVRFEWHGGEIHTLQPAIKKT is encoded by the coding sequence ATGCCATACAGCCTGAACCTCATCGACCCCACCTGCGCCATGCGGCAGTGCATCCCCCGCCACCGCGCCGACGGCCGGGTCGACTACCGGGAACTGGGCTACGTGCAGACCGTCTGCGCGGGCATGATCATCGCGGAAATCGTACCCACCCCGCCGGGACGGCAGGGCGCCGACGACCCGGCCAGACTGCTGGGCGAAGGGTGCGTCCTCGACCCCGAAAGGCCGGATCAGGTCCGCGCCACCCGCGACGGCCATCTGGAATGGGACGACAGCCGTCTGTCCGTGCCGGATTTCCTGCTGGTGGACGAAGACGTCACCTACCACGTGGGCAACATCCGCTACCCCGGCGACATGACCGTCAACGGCCTTGTGCGGCAGGGCTTTCACCTGCACGCCCGTGCCCTGCGCGTGTCTGGCCTGCTGGAAGGGGCCCATGTGCGCTGCCGCACTCTGGATGCTGCGGGCGGCATCAAGGCCGGAGGCGAGGGCGACATCCGCGCCACGGACGGCGTGCACGCCAGCTTTGTGGAAAACGCCCGGCTGTCGTCGGGCGGCGACATGGTGGTGGCAGAATCGGCCATGCACAACTACCTGCTGGCCGGAGGAACCCTGTTCGTGGGCGACAGGCTGGTGGGCGGCAGGGCCACGGCCCGCACCCGCATAGAGGTGCGCGGACGCCTGGGCGGCGGCCTTTCCACGCTGACGCGGGTCCAGGTGGGCTCCGACCCGTTTCTGGTGGACACCCTGCGCCGCATCAACGCCCGGCTGCAGCATGCCGAAGACATCATGCTGGCCTGCACCAGACTGGCCGGGCGCGGCGGCATGATCGGCCGCAATGCCACCGCGCGCGCGGAACGCTACGCCTCTGCCCTTCGCAGGTTGAACGACTGCAAGAACGACCTGTTGCGCCGCATCGCCGACACGACCAGCCTTTCGGCCTGCTCCGTGGCCGTACCGGGCGAGGTGCGCCCCGGCGTGCAGGTGCGCATGGGCCTTCAGGTGCTGAAAATACAGGATTTCCTGTCCGACGTGCGTTTCGAATGGCACGGCGGCGAAATACACACCCTCCAGCCCGCAATAAAGAAAACCTGA
- a CDS encoding outer membrane homotrimeric porin, with amino-acid sequence MKRLITLLLGAALLCGAVTSANAATIEAKGEWAFDFSWTDGMNYRSADDGGESEDDFAAHQRLRTQIDIIASESLRGVVFLEMGTTTWGQEDGALGSDGKSVKVRRSYIDWMVPETELKVRMGLQGMDLPGATFGASPILSDEDVAALVLSYAVNDNVGLTAFWARPYDNDSGNTADDNNDFDEVDVFGLTAPVTLDGVSVTPYLLYASVGKDVDGTDTESWEIFQDGMQSLGQSTGLLTGDDTTTHNAWWGGVAFELTMFDPFAVKMDFTYGNKDADEDYATREGWLVSGMVEYKMEMMTPGVFAWYGSGEDDDLDNGSERMPSISPNAWAPTSFGFPGSVFNQDSQFALNGAGLWGVGVQLADISFVENLSHVLRVAYMRGTNDSELVKDTSGLADALAPAGGGVFLTDEDSAWEVNFDHTYQIYENLTFILEMGYIRLDLDEDVWGANGEDLNAAKKLTFNLVYEF; translated from the coding sequence ATGAAACGTTTGATCACGCTGTTGCTCGGCGCGGCGCTGCTGTGCGGCGCGGTGACTTCGGCGAACGCCGCCACCATCGAGGCCAAGGGCGAATGGGCCTTCGACTTTTCGTGGACCGACGGCATGAACTATCGTTCCGCCGATGACGGCGGCGAGAGCGAAGATGATTTCGCGGCGCACCAGCGACTGCGCACCCAGATCGACATCATTGCCAGCGAATCGCTGCGCGGCGTGGTGTTCCTGGAAATGGGCACCACAACCTGGGGCCAGGAAGACGGCGCGCTGGGTTCCGACGGCAAGTCGGTGAAGGTGCGCCGGTCGTACATCGACTGGATGGTGCCCGAAACCGAACTGAAGGTGCGCATGGGCCTGCAGGGCATGGACCTGCCCGGCGCCACCTTCGGCGCCAGCCCCATCCTGAGCGACGAGGACGTGGCCGCCCTGGTGCTGAGCTATGCCGTCAACGACAACGTGGGCCTCACCGCCTTCTGGGCGCGCCCCTACGACAACGATTCCGGCAACACCGCCGACGACAACAACGACTTCGACGAAGTGGACGTGTTCGGCCTGACCGCGCCGGTGACCCTGGACGGCGTCAGCGTGACCCCGTACCTCCTGTACGCCTCGGTGGGCAAGGACGTGGACGGCACCGACACCGAATCGTGGGAAATCTTCCAGGACGGCATGCAGAGCCTTGGCCAGAGCACCGGCCTGCTGACCGGCGACGACACCACCACCCACAATGCGTGGTGGGGCGGCGTGGCCTTTGAACTGACCATGTTCGATCCCTTTGCCGTGAAGATGGACTTCACTTACGGCAACAAGGACGCCGACGAAGACTACGCCACCCGCGAAGGCTGGCTGGTTTCGGGCATGGTCGAATACAAGATGGAGATGATGACCCCCGGCGTGTTCGCCTGGTACGGCAGCGGCGAAGACGACGACCTCGACAACGGCTCCGAGCGCATGCCCTCCATCTCGCCCAACGCCTGGGCGCCCACCAGCTTTGGCTTCCCCGGCTCCGTGTTCAACCAGGACAGCCAGTTCGCCCTCAATGGCGCGGGCCTGTGGGGCGTCGGCGTGCAACTGGCCGACATCTCGTTCGTCGAAAACCTGTCGCACGTCCTGCGCGTGGCCTACATGCGCGGCACCAACGATTCCGAATTGGTGAAGGATACTTCCGGCCTCGCCGACGCGCTGGCCCCGGCTGGTGGCGGCGTGTTCCTGACCGACGAGGACAGCGCCTGGGAAGTGAACTTCGACCACACCTACCAGATCTACGAAAACCTCACCTTCATTCTTGAAATGGGCTACATCCGCCTGGATCTGGATGAAGATGTCTGGGGCGCCAACGGCGAAGACCTGAACGCCGCCAAGAAGCTGACCTTCAACCTGGTCTACGAGTTCTAG
- a CDS encoding motility protein A has product MDFATLLGIVGGLALIITAIMMGGSLLAFVDIPSVVIVIGGTITAILVMFPMEVVLGSVRIAVRTFRFRKENPLRVVDDICGLADKARRESLVALEKVALADEFLKKGVRMVADGSSQFQVQSLLDSEINFMKQRHRRGQAVFKGLGSAAPAFGMIGTLVGLVNMLQNLSDPGSIGPAMAVALLTTFYGAVLSNLVFLPMAKKLEERSIDEQLLLQLKMEGVLSIMNGEHPTLIREKLMAFLPPNIREKG; this is encoded by the coding sequence ATGGACTTTGCAACGCTGCTCGGCATCGTGGGGGGCCTTGCCCTCATCATCACGGCCATCATGATGGGTGGATCGCTGTTGGCCTTCGTGGACATTCCCTCGGTGGTCATCGTCATCGGCGGCACCATCACCGCGATCCTGGTCATGTTCCCCATGGAGGTGGTGCTGGGCTCCGTGCGCATCGCCGTGCGCACCTTCCGCTTCCGCAAGGAAAATCCCCTGCGCGTGGTGGACGACATCTGCGGCCTGGCCGACAAGGCCCGGCGCGAAAGCCTGGTTGCGCTGGAAAAGGTGGCCCTGGCCGACGAATTCCTGAAAAAGGGCGTGCGCATGGTGGCCGACGGCTCGTCGCAATTCCAGGTGCAGTCGCTGCTGGATTCCGAGATCAACTTCATGAAGCAGCGCCACCGGCGGGGTCAGGCCGTATTCAAGGGCCTGGGTTCCGCCGCGCCCGCCTTCGGCATGATCGGCACCCTGGTGGGCCTCGTGAACATGCTCCAGAACCTCTCGGACCCCGGCAGCATCGGCCCGGCCATGGCCGTGGCCCTGCTGACCACCTTTTACGGCGCGGTGCTGTCCAACCTGGTGTTTCTGCCCATGGCCAAGAAGCTCGAGGAACGGTCCATCGACGAGCAACTGCTGTTGCAACTGAAGATGGAAGGGGTGCTTTCCATCATGAACGGCGAGCACCCCACGTTGATCCGTGAAAAGCTGATGGCCTTCCTGCCCCCCAACATCCGCGAAAAGGGCTAG